The DNA segment TCTTATCTCATATGATGGCAGGTTGAAGTCCCTTGAGGACCAAGAGATGGCTTCTGTCGCTGGATTCCTCGAATTTTCTTAAGGATTTAAGTACTCATGAGGTTTACAGGAATTTACCAATAATGTAACCTCGGTTCCAGGGAGCCTATCACAATAAGAATCAGGTCTGTCAGGGGTCACTGAAGTCAGAGAGTACTTTTCTTGCACatcaaaatgattattttttgaGAAAACACAttcagttatttaaaaaaaaaaaaaaaatatatatatatatatatatatatatatatatatatatatatatatatatatatatatatatatatatatatatatattagaccaTCTGTGATTTCCAGGAGAAATTCAGCATGATACTGGGCCAATGGGCCCTTTCAATATTCTGATCTTGGAATAGTAATGTTTTTCTTGGGGTTTTATAGTGATTATTTTAAATGTATCTTATTGCTTCATTGCATTTGTAAAGCAAACATTTAATGTGTCTTTGCTGCATTTGTGCCTAATATTTACACAGAAGAAAAACCTAGCATCTTAATAGGTCACATTTATGACAGCCATTGACTTTCCACTACTTTGTCACAGCAGAATAGGAATGCATATTACTGCTCTTATTAGTATAACAAAGTGCAGCACAAGTTCCACACACTAGTTCTTTGCCCAGACATGTCCACACCAACACTTCAGCAGGTGCAGGTAATTGAAACTGGCTGCACTAGTATCGCTCAACTTGGTTTCAAGACCTCATATTGTTTATTTGAACACAGACAACTAAGGACCTTACCTTCAATctttaatcagatctcaggtcaaacaGAAGTAAATCTGGTCTGTATGACCACTTGCTTGGGTGCCCAATCAGACTTTTGAACTGGTTTATTGGAGAAAACATTTTGTTGTACTGTAGGTGTCGATAATAAGTTGTACTAAAGCTAATGGTGGCTCAGGAAGTGGAGTGGGTCATCCACAAATCAGAAGTTTAGTGACTGAATGCATGTTATCCAGTCTACATGTCCAAGTGTCCTTGAACAACACACTGGCCCTTAAGTTGCTCCCACATGATTCACAGATGTGTGGATGTGGGAATGTGACACATTGTAAAGCACGTTAAGCACCACTGAGGTCAAAAAGCACATTTACTATTTTGCCAACAAGACCAAAAATTGACTTGCTTAAATGATGTGTGACATTTATCAAGTCAGTAAGCTAGTGTTAAGTGTGAGCTCATGACCCCCGTACTCTCATGCTActtctgtccaaatatggtcactttcaaCACCTATAAGCCTACACTGTAAAGGTCACATTCAAACTACTGGTTTCAGAACAGCAGTTCAGGAACCACTGGACCATGTCTGGCTCCTCTGTCCACTTCCTCATACAGTTTATGCAGAAGAGAatgtaatgctgccttcaggtgctgttggGAAGATGATCTTTTCCagtagtgaatttgaaattaccggtacgttgtgttcaagtgcttttgttgtcatagtaaaatgcaaaaaggctAACACAATTTATGGtcacctgctacttgggtaaaacagatTTGGACATATTCATTCATCTgaaaaagcttcttttttttttttttttttgcaaattatgtaTACTAtgaatgtgagaaatcatcagctaacagcagcaaaaCGTTAAAAGCATTGCTGATCATCATCCATGAATCTCTTGTTACTCTCTGTcatgtcagtggtgtagtggtccctgaagtgggtatactctaaatttttggtttcttttttctttttttttttttaaatccagaaaaatgccgttttagaaacagtgacgttTCAGACTCctctatttactttacccaaaaatccatcagtagtatttgctcactattataaaattatcatgacttgatcaggagcagtttgtaggtattactggtcacacaagcagctgcatgaatgtcaaATATATTATCAATTGTCaattataacgttagcctttcataacatcagCCTACTTACATAGTTTAACATGTCTTCTCCTCTAGATGTGCAGTCACATGGGTAGTAGTTTAAAGCAGTGGCTGATTTGAACTTAAAAACTTACCTTAgtattatgtattccatgaaagtaagctctctcgatatgtgtcactcatttgaaagacgttaattctgcctttctcgttcacgtttccaataatcgcgcatctttcaaagagacatgcaatgacctgtcaatcaactggggtggcactggcacctgaggtgtccaatcagattccagaggtggccagtgctagTTAACAATAAATTCCTCAGtgtgacctgccctactctgcctctgattgggtcatcagtcctcatgcctaaagttaaccaatctaatcagtgaaggcacctagtactagccaattagaggcagagtagggtgggtcatggcttcactatcctaggggaaaaaatgggacatttggctgcagatattactgaatggtgcgcatcggggatttagaagtgggtttacacaatgctgactgaaaaataagtgggtatacacCGTATACCCCCTAATACCCAGGACTACACCACTGCATCATGTTGAAAAcatcaaaggttattttcatctcgtgTGTCAAAATTTtgtcccagttctccagtggaaaatatgatgTGTGGGGTGTTCAAGTGCAATTTTTGAGTTAGTAGGTAGTATTTACCAAAATTCCCGTAGCACTTGAAGGCAACATAGGAGTCAGTCATATTAAAAAAGACACTACTGACAAACATGAAAGACTGGATGGTTCAAGAAAATTTTAACATAAACTCTGGTCAGAAGTCACAAACGTAAAtagtcagtcatcttctgaaccgctatAGCCTCCAGAGGGTCATGGGagcagagcctatcccagctacctatgggtgaaggcagggttctCTCTGGATgcgtcgccagttcatctcagggctgacatatagattTGAACAAtgaatcactgtcacattcacgcCTATAGGCAATTTAGATAAACCAATCAACCTATTAGTTcttgtctttggatggtgagaggaaaccaaagaacccagagagaactcacgcaaacatggggagaacatgcaaactcaacATAGAGAGGTCCCTGGTGTGGGAATCAAACCCAGAacattcttgctgtgaggtgacagaaCTAACCACtgaaatgatccataattccataatttgtcataattttacattttcagtcttacataccttgagtaactattgtcaatttcagtcgatttcactgtaccatatattggtggggagtaccactaggttctatttgtaaataaagtgtattatagtttacaattaaaatgttgtttgtttcttttttttttcacatatttgcaaattccatgtattgatttttgtaataatttagatcatttgcattaaacatggtataaaagtaacattatagcagcaggattccattctaggccggcctagaatagaattccattctgggccggcccgattctgaattgggccagattccgttttgggcctcgacatatatatatatatatatatatatatatatatatatatatatatatatgtgtgtgtgtgtatatatatatatatatatatatatatatatatatatatatatatatatatatatatatatatatatatatatatatatgtatatatatatatatatatatatatatatatatatacatacatacatatatatatgtatatatatatatatatatatatatatatatatatatatatatatttatagtatattgaatattttatttcagttcttTTCCAGGAGTATCTCGTGTCACTTGAAAGTTTAGAGCGAAGGCACCACAACCTTGTCCAATGTTGTTTGACACCAATATTCAGCCTCGTGGGTAAATCATATTCTCATCCCCTTTGTTACTGGAGCGTCTCTTATAGCTCACTGGGCCAAAGGCTTTCATGCACACAAGTGTGcatgaaggaaggaaaggaaaggaaggaaaggaaattaAGAATTTAAGAAGATTAGATTAATGAACTCATGATTGTAAACTAGGGTTAATTCACTTTGCTGCACTTTAACCCTAGCCCCCCCTTCATGGCTCTGCTGTGGCTTGAAGCCAAAATGGACTGATgcattgcgtgtgtgtgtgtgtgtgtgtgtgtgtgtgtatgtgtgtgtatttgcatatGCGTGGGTGCAAGTATTGTGTGAGTGGTCATTAATTCTTCTCAAGCATGGCACTCCACTAATCAGACCCCCTACAATTACTGTTCTGTGCTCCCCAAGTACTGAGACGAGCCACACGTTTCATAGACAGTAACTGTCACTCCAGACTCACTGtactgcacatgcacatgcacaaggCAGGTGGTCTTCTCAGTGAGGTCATTCTAAAACACAAGGAGAGGGGTCTATGGGGGGATCATCCTCACGCTGGGGACGTCAGCACCAAAACAATGCCGAAGTGTCTTATGACTTTCTATTTCTGTAGTTGGCCCTTGCTGTCAGTTTAGACTTAAATCTAACTTAAATGTGgaagtattttcctcatttttttcctaagtgtttttattcctctttaggcataaaacaacaatgtgattgaaattttttatgaagctatttttcatggagttacaaaaatgtccattcagctggccaccatgcgtttaatatttgaagcaaagattaAAACTTATCATCgaaaagtgatatactgtttgaaaagtacaaaataaaatcCTTTTTCATGCAGctgacattttatcatactctaatactaattattactcacttcatggagataatatgcaaaaaaagcccAACATTTTGATTAGGAAagtagttaattacagtctaacatcAATTAGCAACAAATTTACCCCtataacatgttagtgcagatcaggtttatcaagaacagcaaagttacagtaatggtataaattacagtgtatgggatgatgcataagtgtccactgtgtcggttgatatggtactaaaacaataaaacccacaaatatacaagagaacagctggagaagaactgtccactggagtgaccagtatgcatgaaagggttaaatacacatgTGTAAGAAAGTGTCTTTGTGCAGAAACCATCAGAGAATATCTGACAGGACCTGAACAGAAGTGGCAAAAGTACAGAGATTCTGTACAGATGAGCATTTACCTGAAACTTTAAAAAGTAAAACTAGTGATTTGACTTCCATAGAAAACTGTTGTTTTATTGCTTGATATAGTATACCATATAAGTATAATCAAAATACGGTATGACAGCATGGTTTGGAGACTGAACATCCTAATCAGTGTTAGATCTCTACTTGCAGTTGGTTTTGTCATGTTTCATCTTTTATGCTCCTACATCTGTCATACTCGATGCTCTATACACCACAGGGTTTTTCCCGTATGTTACTGTCATTTTGAGTAGCATCTAAATCAAATCCAGGCATAATCACGTCAaagctaagtaaaaaaaaacagtggtccCAAGTGCACTTCAGCCAGTAGTGTTTTTAGGTTTACTGGATGTTCCAGATGCGGTTCCAATTTTTCTGCATACAGTATATGTGATAGTTAAAATGGGCTGAAATTATGAAATTACACTTTTTACAagaaaaatgtttgattttctaACAGCAGATCTTCCAGACCGAACCCAAGCAGCAAATTTTTCCACAAACCAAGGCAGGCCAAAACTGTTATCATGATAAACCTTTTCATATcaatcaaatcattatttctgtcatatttaaaGGCTGAGTTTTATGACAGAAGCCAGATGGCTATTAGATTTTAGATtacttttagtttaattttatgatttttaatgCAGTCTAAGTTCCTACACAAGTAAAGCACGGATAACTGAAAAGTCTCCTTTAATTCTGTAAGAAAGTATCCTTTACATCCCACTTCTCACTATATTGTAGAGACTGGTTTATTCAGGTTAAAATTATGTTGTTTGAATGCAGAATCAGTTTTTCTTGTGGGATTGGAAGGAAATGAAACAAGACAAGAGAACAACAAAAATGTTTGTTATCACAAAGCTCCAAGTCTGTTTCCAGCTCTGTTTTCATGCAAAATCATATGCACGCCAAATAGTTTTAGTCCCCAGTTTTGACCTACAGAATGATGAGGATTTTTACAAAATAATATTGAGTGCTGTATATCGCCACCATGTGGCAAGAACACATTGGTGTGTGGATGTACTTCTGTTTTTAAAACACTTCATGTTTttagataaaataaattaaattgtgGGTCAAAGACCTCTGGTTACACCTATCAGCTCCACAATCAACAGCTCAGGTTCACTGCATGAAATACTAACAATTTATTTTAAACTGATTTCCTCATGTTTTTTACAGTAACACCATGCACTTACTGGTGAAATTAAGGagtaaatggaaacaaatttCATGATTTTTTCATGAATGTATGAAAATTTGGTTTAAAATGATGATAAGTGTATATGGAAACCATACTAGCATCATTTGTTTCCTTCAGAATTTGTAAGGACATCATCTCAGTATGTGGGACAAAACAAGGGATGAATATGCAGTGCGTAGGTTCCCTATGGGTGTCAGGGCATGTTGGGTTTGAGGGACATGAGGTGATAGTGGACAAGGTACATGTCTATGCAGGAAGATGTGCAAGCATCAATTGACAGGTATGGCTTCTAAATCGGATCCATTCTAAAATATTGAATAATGTATGTTGAGTCATTTTTtatattcaaaaataataaaaaatataggcTCTTTTCTTAAATAACCTTGTATTATATTACACATCTTCAGAATGTCCCAAAggctttaatgttttgttttgtttttttatctgatgcatttttatttttactagtgtttacatatttgctgtatattccaATTGTACATATATTAATACAAATACTGAGAGACACATAGACCTCTGTGTTGTCATGCAATTCAGACAAACATATGAATATTGTAGAAGCTACATGGGATCATCTAGACTGAGAAAATTATAAAAGACCATGAAAGCCTCTGGGACTTTCTGAAgatggaggtcacactaaatactgactttacccTCAGAAGCTGTTTAGTTCAGATATTTCTGCATGTgtgtttcagattcagattcaaaatTCTTTATTAATCCCACAAGAAACTGTGTCACAGTTACTATATGCAAGTATAAGAAAAAGTAGCAGGGAAGAAATTATTaattatcagtgtgtgtgtgtgtgagtgtgtgtgtgtgtgtgtgtgtgtgtgtgtgtgtgtgtgtgtgtctgtgtgtgtatacaggtacatctcaaaaaattagaatatcatgaaaaaattatatattttatgtcagtcatttcagaaagtgacaCCCATatatttttgattgattgattgatgtatttatttatttatgtattatatagactcattagatatagagtgaaatatttcaagccttatttcttgaaattttgatggttatggcttacagataatgaaaacccaaaactcagtgtctcagaaaattagaatattgcacaaaatcaataaaaaaaggatgttttaaacagaaatgtaagGCTTCtaaaaagtatgttcatttctatgtacttAAGACTTGGTTGCgcctccttttacatgaattactgcatcaatgcATCGTGGCATTGAGgcgatcagcctgtggcactgctcaggtggaatggaagcccaggttacTTTGATAGCAGCCTTCAcgtcatctgcattgttggatctggtgtctctcatcttcctctggaCAATACCACATATATTCTCTATGGGGTTCAGGCCAGGTGAGTTTGCTGGTCCATCagtcacagtaacaccatggtcattgtaccagcttttggtacctttgacAGTGTAGGCAGGTGcgaagtcctgctggaaaatgaaatcagcatctccataaagcttgtcagcagaaggaagcatgaagtgctctaaaatgtcctggtagatggctgCATTGAcagtggacttcagaaaacacagtggaccaacactgGCAGATGTCATGGTAGCCCAAATCATCACTGACTatggaaacttcacactggacttcaaGCAATATGGATTCAGTGCCTCTctcactcttcctccagactctgggaccttgatttccaaatgacatgcaaaacTGACTTTCATCTGGAAggaggactttggactttccacagtcagtgatgatttggttatggcatctgctggtgttggtccattGTGTTTTCTGAAGCCCACAGTCAATGcagccatctaccaggacattttagaacatttcatTCTTTCTTCTGCTGACAaactttatggagatgctgatttcattttccagcaagACTTGACACCTGCCCACaactgccaaaggtaccaaaagctggttcagtgaccatggtgttacttCGCTTGATGGACCAGCAAACTGGCCTGACCTGAACCCTGTAGAGCGGagacatcaaagcgtgtcgtaactctctttatgggtcattccagaattggaggacatttgatgtcccacccatcaaattttaaataatccatgtacaaaatactaaaacatggagtttctgtgtaaatttactcgtcctgagaccaaatctaaaaaaactgggagaaaagaatgtttgtaaatagttttaaaaataccaaataagtctggagtaccccctaaaatgccatttttcacttgtcccaaccccctgatgaccaaattgaatctcaaataaaacagttaaaatgaaatttaaatctctttttttttggtatgacTAGTTTCATTGGTGTCTCTTGTAATTAcgggaacattttttttaataaacataatattttaaataataattattatgcatggaacctgtgtcccacaacatgcactcaaccctgttacccataaccttttagcatggtagaagaagaagaaagcagtgaatcacatgatatgctggaactgacatcatcaaacagtcttccaaaagaatgggtagagcaaaggtatgtcctctcctctatttttcatattttcataagattgtgagccttgattgaatgtctcactctacctcactcaaccctgttacccatattaataggataagacaaattctttttgattttttctttacttatttacataagtAAGTGTGTCCTCTTGGTCAGCAGTGACAGCTAGCTAAGTAGTTAGCTTCTATGCCTGAGAAAAAGCTAACATTAGTCTGGATTTACAACCCTGTTACTCACAACCCTGTTACCGTTATTAGAGTAACAGGGTTGCACTACATTAATGGGGTTGCATCTCCTCCAGTTTACTCagactttacaaactattatttatggttccagtcaataatttacattatctgagatagaatttagttcatctacatattgtaaacacattcctgaattttccagactgtattgtttccttttatttcctaatGGTAGTCCAAATGGATTATGGTTGCAGCAACTACCTTGATGGGATTATTAACTTGACATAAATCAAACTATATATAAACAGTGAGTTACAATTCATAATAGGGGACACTAAATTaagttagataattttttttcttgcagtgtgGCCCACCATTGAGTGCTGCTGAAAAGCAGAGATGCCATCGTGCCAAGCGTGATGCTGATGTACAGAGGAGACAACAGTGTTtactaaaagaaagacagaaatgaagGAAAGATGGAGAAACAGGAAAGAAGTTGCTTCAAAAAGACTGCAGTGAGAGAGGACAGTGTACCCAACGAAAAAAGTGGAGAGAGGCTCATAAGAGGAGTAAAGCCAGGAGAACGTTACCTGAAGGgttaataatggggggggggcttaatatcaaataccatattagccctgattttctgatgcaacaagatgttctaagcactcccgtgtaatttttttgaaattttcatccaaaccccccctaccctgaaaattacttttttaactctgaaaattgcaactttcacagcttcttcactcttttgtccggtgcagtgtataaatctgttcatgatgggccatttaatgatcttataagtgccagattgtatcttaagagtactttgtacagtgaaaagtctaatgtcaaggtcatgttgtaggttaaaggtcagcaaaatgcctagtttttttcaaaaattcataccattctgacatttattaaatctgtcctcagttctgttccctctggtttcctggtgggatcccccaaggcctttggccctttaaagacacattagagactaaatattaaaacatgtactttacatttgaatttgccgccattagtgtggaggaaaacactagcacacatttaggaaggaatcaccaacacttcattcattcattcattttctgaacccactttctcctcactagggtcacaggggtcacttggagcctatcccagctacttatgggtgaaggcggggtacaccctggacatgtgaccagttcatcacagactgaacatatagagacaaacaaccactgtcacattggTCACTGTcactatgggtgatttagattaaccagttaacctatcagagcatgtgtttggatggtgggaggagccagagtacccagagagaacatgcaaacttcacacagaaaggtcccacccccatcaactggtgttagaatggaacccaggaccttctgtctgtgaggcaccaggtctatccactgcaccactgtgtcgcccacaacaggacatatacatgtaaatgtcaaagtcatgtgaaactactgtttgttctttttgacatgtctgtatggagaatacatgagtgaacagttctgtttaatgtgtcttattgaatggcagttgtttgtggtcagtagatgtgttctgaggagagaacctgagcccaacatttggaagaacccacattaacagcttcattccatgaaatatgcatttggaccatttgggtgacctttgacctataatttgacccttgacactacaccttttttagtgcaaagcactctgaagacatgacatgtctcacaaaaaacatttaaggcccagcatgagcagattgttacattgtacttcatcaaaagtgaagaaggtttgaaagtttccaaaaaccccatgttttcagggctgaaaaagtaattttcggggtagggggtggtttttggatgaaaattaaaaaaaaaaaaaaaaaaatacacaggagtgcttagaacatcttgttgcatcagaaaatcagggctaaagttgaatctgaaaaatttcttgaaataagtccccccattattattattattgttttttttttgtttgtttgtttttttggggggggggttgttatttgagaaacagtgctgacagaaagtattaaaagttattcaaagaatactttggtgtcttgagcatttgtcacttttatataatgatctataatcagaaataatgtagctgttacttcatacaaccctgttaccctaatttcaaccctgttaccatatctttttaattgaaaataatcataaattactTTCTCAGCTCAAAAGTGTTCAACCCATTGCCCTTTAaagagtttatgtaattatatgcaacatgtgtcagagtaaatattgtaaaataaatactgaaattgttAAAGTGAAACATGCCAATATTGAAAAGTTGGACGAGACAGATTTTgaaagttgctaaaattaatttaaatcaagtcatatgtgaaaccaaatggttattcagagagaatgttactttctttacttgatggaaaaggaattacatttaagaaattaattaatgcacttttttcaggttccttagtgttggtgacagggttgcaccaagtattacaaacaccacataaatcatgtaataaaaattgtaccattgatgtgtaagctgagccaatcaagcctttgatagtttattacctattattgatgaatatataatggaaaattagaaaagtgaaggtttatttttcaagaattttgaagcccaaatgtcctccaattctggaatgacccttATGTTTCTCTGGGTAAGGTACGCCCCAGTACTTATGGTGAATTCCCAAGAACCCCCCTCCCAAGAAGTTTTAAATAATGACTTACCAAaccatttttatgtcactacttataaaatatagactaacatcttttcccaaaagtctgatACAACCCATGGTTGCTCACGGGTCACATACTAGAATAATATACACCACAGGTCTTAGTGGGCAGTAGTAACGTCGACCAGTAGGTGGCAAGAGTACACTGAACCGTTCATCGTCTGCTGTAATGAAGAAGAAGGTGACGCAATTACGTTCCAGACTTCCGCTGTTGTCAAGGTCTTTGGTTACTTCATTATCCAACCTGCTGGTGTTAGTGTACACGTGCATTTCAAAGTATCGATACATCTCCAGTTTTCCACACCGGCTTCGGTTAGGATGGACGGCTTCGGCTCGGACTTTTCGGCAGGAGGCTCCGGTGGTAAAATGGACACCGGGACCATTATGGAGCAGGTCAAGGTCCAGATCGCAGTGGCTAACGCTCAGGAACTGCTGCAGGTAAAACCAATGGGCTCggatgctaagctaacagctaactgACCTGAGGCCAGGACAGTCACCACAGGTTTTAATTCAGCAGGATTAATGAAACAACAAACGCATATATGTCTATGATGCAAGCATCACGTCTTTGACACTGAAAACAATAGTTACTGTTACTTATTACCTGCTTCAATAATATTTTATTGCTCTCTGTTGTAGAGAATGACGGACAAATGTTTCAAGAAATGTATAGGTAAACCTGGAAGCACTCTGGACAACTCTGAGCAGGTCAGTGTGTGTAAGGATTAAAGTTAAGTTTACCCTCAGGTGGATAATCATAATGTAAATTATATAAAATATTAATATGAAATAAGCATACAGTTGAGTCAAAGAtgatgcagtgaaatattgcacatgcgagtttttttttggccaggcagtgtatatatatatatatatatatcccttaTATGTTGCATATATTTCATCTGTCTGTGGTATAGAGTTtgccttttgtatattttcagtatttcttaATAGTTTTgcatattgtcagtatttttaagTACATATTTTCTGTATAATTTTTGTGATAATTTTTATAAACGGTgtgtctttttgcactttaagaatctgctgttaaacaaatgttcattgttcctgtaacagtgaca comes from the Sphaeramia orbicularis chromosome 4, fSphaOr1.1, whole genome shotgun sequence genome and includes:
- the timm13 gene encoding mitochondrial import inner membrane translocase subunit Tim13 yields the protein MDGFGSDFSAGGSGGKMDTGTIMEQVKVQIAVANAQELLQRMTDKCFKKCIGKPGSTLDNSEQKCIAMCMDRYMDAWNTVSRTYNSRLQRERARM